CAAAATTTATTTCTCGATTATATTTACGAATTTGATAATGTAAAAAAATTCTATAGAAATAATTTTCGTGATATTGAGTCGTACGAAAAATTATTTAATGAATTAGAAAATTATAACCGTCCTCACCGTACAGAATTAGCTAACTTAATAAAAAAACAGTATCAAAATATTAAAATATCCAAACAAACTGAATCAAATATCGAAGCACTTTATTCCAACAAAACCTTTGTGGTATGCACAGGACAACAATTAGGAATTTTTGGCGGGCCTCTTTATACAATTTATAAAACTATTACTGCAATTAAACTTTCAAATTACTTAAAAGAGCGATACGAAAATTATCAGTTTGTCCCGGTTTTCTGGCTCGAAGGAGATGACCACGATTTTGAAGAAGTGAGAAAAATAACATTAATTAATAATAACAACGATATAATCACTCTAAAATATAACGATGGACTTGAAGAAGAAATTAATCGTGGTAGTATAGGCCATAAATTTTTTGACAACAACCTGGAGAATATATATAAAGAAATTGAGATAAATATTAGAGAAACAGAATTCAAAAATTCTATAATAGAATTTTTAAAAGCATTTTATAAACCCAATACAACTTTTTTAGATGCATTTAAAAATCTAATGATAAAGCTATTCGATGAGTATGGATTAATAGTCTTTAATCCGCTTGAACCAGAGATAAAAAAATTATTATCACCAATTTTTTCAGAAGAAATTATAAACTACAGAAATCATACTTTAGAACTTGTAGATAGGAGTGCTGAACTCGAAGAAATTTATCACGCTCAGGTAAAAGTTAAACCTATTAATTTATTTTATATAGATAATAATGAGAGATTATTAATTGAACCTGTTGACGATGAATATCGATTAAAAGGGAGAAGAAAAAGATTCACAAAAGAAGAATTATTAAATCAACTCAACCAAAATCCTGAAAAATTCAGTCCAAATGTTTTACTTAGACCAATATGCCAGGATTATCTATTCCCTACTGCATTTTATGTAGCCGGGCCATCGGAGATTAGCTATTTTGCACAGCTAACACCACTTTATAAAATTTATAATATTATTCCACCAATTATTTATCCACGTGCTTCTGCTACAATTGTAGAAAAAAATATTAAAACAGTTCTTGAAAAATATAACTTGGATTTTATCAATCTTTTTACAAGCGAAGATGAACTGATAACAAAAATCGTAAATCAAAATTCTAACATCGATATAAATAAATTATTTGAAGATACACTGAATAATCTTGAACAATTAATGTCACTATTAAGAGAAAATTTAGTTAAAGTTGATAAATCATTATCCGATATAACAAATAAAACCAAGATCAGAATGGAAGAAAATTTATCTTACTTGAAAAATAAAGCACAGGAATTAGAAAAAAGTAAACACGAAATAACTATACGCCAGATTACAAAAGTGCGAAATATTATTTACCCAAATAATAACTTACAGGAAAGAGAACTAAACTTTATATATTTTGCAAATAAATATGGTTTTGATATTCTAAAATGGATTTATAACGAATTAGCAATTAACAAATTTGAGCATCAGATTTTAGAATTATAGCCTAATGCTGCCAATTGATTTAAAAATTCTGGATTAGATACAGATACGCACTCAAAATTATTTATATCACCTCCTTCTTCAAGCAGCATTGACATAACTGCAAAAGCCATTGCAATTCTATGATCACCATAACTTTCAAATACAGGCTTTTTTACATTTACTTTTCCATATACTTCAAATCCATCCTCAAATTCGTTAACATTCAAGCCAGCATTTTTAAAATTAGTACACAAAGCTTTTATGCGATCAGATTCTTTTACTCTAAGTTCCTTAGCATTTGTTATTTTAAATTTCCCATCTGCAAATACTCCAGCAATTGAAAGAACTGGAATTTCATCAATTATATTTGGGATCAATTCAACAGGAATATCAACATTCTTTAAATCACTGCTCATAATTCTTATATCACCTTTCTTTTCTCCATTTTCAATTAATTCATTTTCGATAAAAATTTTGCCACCCATTGATTTCAATACACTAAGGATACCAGTTCTCGTTTCGTTAAGAGAAACATTTTCAATAAGAATATTTGAATCTTTAGATAGCAAACCCAGTACAATAAAAAATGCTGCTGTTGATATATCTGCAGGTACAGTAATATCAATACAAGTTGGATAATTTTTCTTGGATACAAAAATTTTTGTCCCTTCATCTGATATTTCAGTTTTAAGTCCAAGTAATTTTTCTGTATGATTTCTTGTAGGAACTGGCTCTATAATTATCGATTCATCCTCAAGATGAAGAGCTGATAATATAATTGCACTTTTAACCTGAGCACTTGCAACTTTCATTTTATAATTAATAGGATGTAATTTGTTTGAAGGCTTGATTATCAGTGGTAATGTTCCTTTCTCTGATGCAATTATATCTGCTCCCATAGAATTGAGTGGTTCTACAACTCTCATCATTGGTCTTTTGGAAAGTGATTCGTCACCAGTAATTATTGATTCAAAACTCTGTGCACATAATAATCCACTTAATAATCTTGCTGTAGTACCTGAATTACCAGCATATAATTCACCATCTGGCTTTAAGAAATTTTTAAATCCTCTTCCTTCAATAATAATTTTATCTTCATCATATTTAAATTGAACACCAAGCTTTTTAAAACATGATATAGTAGACTTAACATCATCAGCATTAGAACAATTTTTAACAATCGATTTCCCCTCTGCCATAGAAGAGAACATTATTGCTCTATGAGATATTGATTTATCTCCTGGTAGATACAATTGACCATAAAGATTTTCTACATAATGAAAATTCTGAATCATTTTTGACACCATTTATCTATTAATTCATTAAGTTCATTCTCGTTTAATTCAGATTTCTCATACATACCAGCTAAAGTTCTTTGACGTTGACACTCATATAATGTAACAGCTGCAGCTACAGATACATTCAAACTTTGAACCATTCCACGCATTGGGATATAAAACAATTCATCAGCAAGCATTTTTAATTCGTCAGATATACCACGATGTTCATTACCAAAAACCAATGCAATTTTTTTTGTAAAGTCTATTTCATACAAATTTTTAGCACTTTTATCAAGATAGCTTGCATAAATTGTAAAACCTTCATTTTTTAATGATTGAATACACTCATTAACATTATCAAATTTCTCTATATCAATCCATTTATTTGCCGAAGCTGAAGTAACTTTACTTATTTTAGGGAAAGTTTCTTTTGTATATAATAAAGTAATCTTAGGTACACCTACTGCATCACATGTTCTAAAAATTGCACTAACATTATGTGCATCATGAATATTTTCAATTACAACTCTTAATGAAAATTGTCTTGCAGTAGCAGCTGCTGTAATTTTTTTTAGTCTCTCAGGTGTTCTGAATCTTTTCATTGATTCTTATCGAATATAATTTTATACACAATTTTATTCCCTTCTTTTCGAGCTTTATCAATTTTTAATTTTAGATTTGATTCTGCCTGAATATAGAATTTAAAAAGTTCAATGGTTTTGTTTATAGCTTCTTCTTCGATGTGAGCCCAGCTTTCGCAACCTTTTAAAGAAGGTATTTCGGCTGTAAATCCGTCATCAGTTTTTGTAACAATTAAATCTAAAACCACTAGTAACCACCTGATTGAGATTCACCTTTTACTATTTTAACACTTGCACTTGCTCCTATTCTATCTGCACCACTTTTAATCATCAAACGAGCATCTTCTGCTGTTCTTATTCCTCCAGAAGCTTTTACACCCACAGAAGAACCAACAACATATTTCATTAAAGCAACATCGCTGGCGGTTGCACCTCCTTTACTAAAGCCAGTAGAAGTTTTTACGAAATCTGCTTTTGCTTCTTTGCTTATCAAGCACGCAATTACTTTTTCTTCATCAGTTAATAGAGCAGTTTCAATAATTACCTTGCATATTCCTTTATGCTTTTTAGTAACCAATACAACTTGATTAATATCATTAAAAACATATTGATACTCTTTTTGTTTAAGCATTCCAACATTAATCACCATATCAATTTCCTGTGCACCATTTTGAAGTGCCTGTTCAGCTTCAAATCTTTTTACCTCTGTTGTTGTTGCTCCCAAAGGGAAACCAACTACAGTACAGACTTTTACATCAGAATTTTTTAATAAATCTCTGCATAATGTTACATAACATGGATTAACACATACAGAAGCAAATCCATAAGTTTTAGCTTCTTCACATAATTTTTTAATTTCATCTGGAGTAGCTTCTGGTTTTAATAGCGTATGATCAATCATCTTTGCAATATCTCGATTTGTCAATTCATCACCAATGCCTGGACCTGCTGCAATTCTTTCTGCTCCATTTTCGATTATATTTTTAACTGCAGTTGGCTGATCGATTACATTTCTTTCCCAACCAGCACAGGTTCCTTCTTTACAATAAAAGTCCTGTAAAGCTTTTTCTATTAACACTTGAGAAATTATTTTTTCAATTAATGATGTATCCATAGTTTTTTTCTAAAGATTTTATAAAAGCTAAAAAAGTATTTTTCAAAAGCATAGCTATTGTCATTGGTCCAACACCACCTGGAACGGGAGTAATATATGATGCTACTTTTTCTACTTCATCAAATTTTACATCACCAACTATTCTGTAACCCTTTTTCGAATTTTTATCTTCTATTCTATTAATCCCAACATCAATCACTACCACTCCTTCTTTCACCATATCAGATGTTATAAAATTTTCTTTACCAATTGCAGCAATTAAAATATCTGCATCTTTTGTATATCTGTTTAAATCTTTTGCAGCTGAATGACAAATTGTTACAATTGCATTCGCTCCATCTTTCTTTTGTAATAACATATTGGCAATAGGTTTACCTACAATATTGCTTCTGCCAACTACAACAACATGTTTACCTTTTGTTTCAATTGAATATCTTTTAAGTAATTCAACTATGCCATAAGGAGTACAAGGATAAAAAGTATCGTTACCTATTACAAGATTACCAACATTAACAGGATGAAAACCATCAACATCTTTCGAAGGTAAAATTGTTTCTATGATTTTCTGCTCACTAATATGTCCAGGCAGAGGTAATTGAACTAAAATTCCATGATAATTATCATCATGGTTATATTGATTTACAATATTTATTAAATCTTCTTCACTAATATTAGATGATAGTTTTTCTACTTTAGAATTCATACCTATTTCATTGCAAG
This is a stretch of genomic DNA from Rosettibacter firmus. It encodes these proteins:
- the bshC gene encoding bacillithiol biosynthesis cysteine-adding enzyme BshC, whose amino-acid sequence is MYINYSDIPGYQNLFLDYIYEFDNVKKFYRNNFRDIESYEKLFNELENYNRPHRTELANLIKKQYQNIKISKQTESNIEALYSNKTFVVCTGQQLGIFGGPLYTIYKTITAIKLSNYLKERYENYQFVPVFWLEGDDHDFEEVRKITLINNNNDIITLKYNDGLEEEINRGSIGHKFFDNNLENIYKEIEINIRETEFKNSIIEFLKAFYKPNTTFLDAFKNLMIKLFDEYGLIVFNPLEPEIKKLLSPIFSEEIINYRNHTLELVDRSAELEEIYHAQVKVKPINLFYIDNNERLLIEPVDDEYRLKGRRKRFTKEELLNQLNQNPEKFSPNVLLRPICQDYLFPTAFYVAGPSEISYFAQLTPLYKIYNIIPPIIYPRASATIVEKNIKTVLEKYNLDFINLFTSEDELITKIVNQNSNIDINKLFEDTLNNLEQLMSLLRENLVKVDKSLSDITNKTKIRMEENLSYLKNKAQELEKSKHEITIRQITKVRNIIYPNNNLQERELNFIYFANKYGFDILKWIYNELAINKFEHQILEL
- the aroA gene encoding 3-phosphoshikimate 1-carboxyvinyltransferase produces the protein MIQNFHYVENLYGQLYLPGDKSISHRAIMFSSMAEGKSIVKNCSNADDVKSTISCFKKLGVQFKYDEDKIIIEGRGFKNFLKPDGELYAGNSGTTARLLSGLLCAQSFESIITGDESLSKRPMMRVVEPLNSMGADIIASEKGTLPLIIKPSNKLHPINYKMKVASAQVKSAIILSALHLEDESIIIEPVPTRNHTEKLLGLKTEISDEGTKIFVSKKNYPTCIDITVPADISTAAFFIVLGLLSKDSNILIENVSLNETRTGILSVLKSMGGKIFIENELIENGEKKGDIRIMSSDLKNVDIPVELIPNIIDEIPVLSIAGVFADGKFKITNAKELRVKESDRIKALCTNFKNAGLNVNEFEDGFEVYGKVNVKKPVFESYGDHRIAMAFAVMSMLLEEGGDINNFECVSVSNPEFLNQLAALGYNSKI
- a CDS encoding TrmH family RNA methyltransferase, giving the protein MKRFRTPERLKKITAAATARQFSLRVVIENIHDAHNVSAIFRTCDAVGVPKITLLYTKETFPKISKVTSASANKWIDIEKFDNVNECIQSLKNEGFTIYASYLDKSAKNLYEIDFTKKIALVFGNEHRGISDELKMLADELFYIPMRGMVQSLNVSVAAAVTLYECQRQRTLAGMYEKSELNENELNELIDKWCQK
- a CDS encoding type II toxin-antitoxin system HicB family antitoxin — protein: MVLDLIVTKTDDGFTAEIPSLKGCESWAHIEEEAINKTIELFKFYIQAESNLKLKIDKARKEGNKIVYKIIFDKNQ
- the deoC gene encoding deoxyribose-phosphate aldolase, with product MIDHTLLKPEATPDEIKKLCEEAKTYGFASVCVNPCYVTLCRDLLKNSDVKVCTVVGFPLGATTTEVKRFEAEQALQNGAQEIDMVINVGMLKQKEYQYVFNDINQVVLVTKKHKGICKVIIETALLTDEEKVIACLISKEAKADFVKTSTGFSKGGATASDVALMKYVVGSSVGVKASGGIRTAEDARLMIKSGADRIGASASVKIVKGESQSGGY
- the folD gene encoding bifunctional methylenetetrahydrofolate dehydrogenase/methenyltetrahydrofolate cyclohydrolase FolD; the encoded protein is MAILIDGKKISEEIKKELKLKIQEVKDKTGKVPGLVAILVGDNPASQLYVSSKSKACNEIGMNSKVEKLSSNISEEDLINIVNQYNHDDNYHGILVQLPLPGHISEQKIIETILPSKDVDGFHPVNVGNLVIGNDTFYPCTPYGIVELLKRYSIETKGKHVVVVGRSNIVGKPIANMLLQKKDGANAIVTICHSAAKDLNRYTKDADILIAAIGKENFITSDMVKEGVVVIDVGINRIEDKNSKKGYRIVGDVKFDEVEKVASYITPVPGGVGPMTIAMLLKNTFLAFIKSLEKNYGYIIN